The DNA segment AGAATTAACTGAACTCAGCCCAGGAAGGTAGACAACTACATTAGATGGATGCCACAAAACAGCTTGCACCAAAGACATACTCTATCAATAATTAGTGTCTTCATTCAAATATTAAATTGGAAATATAATTGAGAAAAGATTACATATATGAAATCAGGAAAATACAAGAAGAAAACGGAGCTCCGTAGCATACAGAGTAAGAATTAATCATGTTCCAACTACGAATTTGAACTAGATAGAGAACCAAAAATATCAAGATAATCAACCAATTAGCCATAACAAAACATTTGGGATCGTAAGGATGCTGCAATCACAAAAACCAACAAAAACTATAGTCTCTAAAAACTGCAAGTTGCAAACCGTACACATGGATTATTTTCAAGGTAGATAGTAGTGAGCTTTTCTCTTGAACCAGAAACACCCTCAGCTATGTCCTCAAGTGATTCTATTCGGTTGTCATTGAGCCACAAGTCTTCCAACCTGcatataaaattattcaacaaCTTATGATAGGATAAGATCCCTACACGTAGAGAGAAATGAAAATTACCTTGTTAAGTTTTGAATATCATCGACTGATGTTAGCTTATTTGATGAAACATCTAATACTCGGAGGTTGACCAATTTTGATAGGCCTTCCGTTTTTGCTATACCATTGTGGCTCAAGTATATTTCTTCTAGGGCATTGCATTCCTTGAAAAcaaaaaatccaaagaaaaacctCATCCAAATATTATGACATATAAAAAGTTTTACGAGAACCAACATTTTTTAAAGTGCTATACCTCCAACCCTATCATAGATGTTAACCGGTTACTTTGCAAGCTAATCTTCTTGATGCAGCTAAGCCCACAAAGGTTGATCACTTTGATTCGGTTTCTTCCTAGCCACAGTTCTTGTAACTTTGTGAAATTTTGCAAATTTTCCATCACCTAAGATACCAAGATCAATGAAAGCAATTCACAAATTAGACCATGCTCAAGAAATTACTAATAACTGATCAATCTTACCCCCCCTACTTCAATACTGAAACAAAAATTGACAAAAAGCTTATGCCATGAAACAGAAAATTTCCACCTACCTGCTGCATACAATAGATGCTTATAACGTTATTTATACAAGGATTATGAAAGCATTTTAATAACTAACCCGTAGTCTGTTAGAACCAAGTTCAAGGATTTGCAACTCATGCAAGTGGTCAATCTCCTCCATCTTAGTAACTTCATTTTTGGAGACATAGAGTTCCTTGATTGTGCTGGAGGCCTTCGACAATCCTTGTAATGAAGTGATTTCATTGAAAGAAACATCAAAAACTAAGAGCTTCTTGAATATACCCACATCTGGTATTTTCGTCAGTTTATTATCCCTAAGTATTAACTCCTGTACAAAAAGAAATAACCCCAAGCTTCTTCGTTAGGCTCTTattcatttttttccctttacTTTCTTATTTACTTCTCACAAACGTCTAAAAGCTAAAGCAAATGGCAAATCTTTGATTAATAATAAACAAGTAATTAAAATATAGCAGAAATTCAGGCATAATTAGTTCATGCAAACGTAAAATTTTGCatcttataattaaaaaaaaaccgtACTTTTAAACATCCAAGAAGATTAGTTGCATTTATCTACATGCATTTTTTAAAAGCAAAACTGCAAGTAATGACCAGCAGTACATAAATTTCGTATACTTTATTTTTCTAACGAAATTACTACAATAATAATGAATCGTAAAGACCAAAAACAGAAGGTTGAGAGGGGGTGAAGGGAAAGAAGAAGATAACCTCAAGACCAGTTAACGATTCCCAGCTGGAGATTGGCTCGATAGCAGCATCGTTGAAGAGATTCTGTCGAAAAGAAAGCTTTCTGAGATTGATGAGGTTCGCAATCCGAGAGTCCAATTTCGATAAGCGGTTCGTTGTTAGGTCCAAATCGATGAGATTTGGCGGCAATTCCACCGAGTCGAGATCGGGGAGCTGGAAGCTGGTAAGATCGAGACTGGTGATGGAGGATAAATCAATCTCCACGGTTTGATCATCTTGGTCCGGTTTGGCTTCTACTGGTGGTTCGTTCTGGCTTTGCATCTTCTTTTTTGGGAGGTGGAGACGCCAGCAGCTTCCGTCGACCAGTCGTGCAGTGGAATAGTTTCGGTTTTCTGGTGCTTTGTTTTTCACCTGGTGGATGCAATGGAATATTATGCAAGAGAAACGACATGTCGTTTTCGGGTTTCCCCTTGGACGGTTTTTGCGTGAAAGCCAGTAGATAATAGGCCTAGCTCCTGGGCCCCAAAATGGAATAAAATTGAAATTGGGCTAATTTATTAGCAGGTGGGttggtttttattaattttttaaaatactcgtactattatttatattttaattgtattggtgtcataagttaataaaatattaaatttaactaaaaatttatCATTCACGTATGCACgtagaaatgaaaaatataaaacacAAATGTGTGTTTGAAAATAACATATAACAAATAATGAAACGTATGACTTGAAACAAATTAATAATGATATCACATGTAAGATAACTTATTACATAACTCAATCTTGAGTCGGTATCGAGTTAACTTGTAATACCAACTTAATCAAATGCATTATTAATACATACAATCGATGAaagtaataaagtgtgcataatataattaaaatgtataaaatattaaaataaaactttagttggGTGGTAAGTTAAAGTTTTACAAATGCAATTGATTCGGGTTCAAATttcattatatgtatatttttattaatttttttcaataaaaaactaaaataccatcgaataatataatattttttcattaaataTACTTATTGTGGGCTTTGAATAATCTttaaagcttcaatttaataatttcaaCCAAAACCACatttgatattaatatattagtatTTTTTGAGCAATTTCATTATAGGCTTTGATCATGTCTGTTCTTTTTTACATAGTACCTAGAATTACTCATAGCCCCTTCTAATCCATAAACAGtaagataatgcgcttcaatcCATTCGAACACATGTTTTCCTACATTAACAATAATGTTCATgccaatcaagttaagactcaatccTCATCAACTACAGAGTCATTCCTACCTTATTTTGCACAAACCCACCACGGTTACTGGTAATTCTATTCAGTTGAATAATGGATTACAACCCAATTCAACAAAAACATCGAATAGCCATTTTTTGCCTCCCTATTGAATGATAATTCAGAGTTTCCAAGAATAGAATAAAAAGACTTCTGTATCCCATTTTACCAATCTCAAAAGATCTTCACTTTTTAGAAATATAACCAaaacattaaaatgaaaaaaaaaatagagaagagtttttcattttattgttttagggactaatttttttcttctaatacCCTCCACCAAAATTTAACAAGATCACATATGTAATCataaaatcaacaaaataacacAAAACCCACGTTAAACATCAAAAGCAATAACTTTTTGTGAAGAAAAATTGTCAACAGTTTCTCTCTCCTCATGTTTCTGTGGTTTTAGACACTTGCAAAGGCTCTTGAACTATAAGTTTATggagaaagaagagaagaaggaagAAAGAAACAGAGTTTTAAAGCTGGCTTAGAAAGAACAATGACTAAAAGgatttctaaatttctttttacGAACTTCAAGTGTAGAATTATGATTGTGTAAtgtgatttagaaaaaaaatattaaaataaatgtgaaataaaatataaaatttttaaataaaagtagatTGAATCAAAAGGATAAAAACTCTAGCCTTctcttttagtttttaaattggTCGCAGATTATAGATGTCTTTTTATTTGATGATCAATGTAAAAAAATAGAAGGccagtaatgacaatatatcgcaaagaaaagagaaagaaaatttaaaaaacacacagattttacatggaaaccctttcggggaaaAATCACGGGcggaggagaagaaaattcactatgtcgaattcgaatgattacaagagtaatagactatgtctatttataggcttgtaaagccatattctaataggagtgtagtaaaattgaaacaccttattctaattaatatcaaatagatggagtttaataatgtttaaaaattcttattctaaaataaaataaaagaagtgtagttctatagggattttacttttattttattttaccactattttatgtaaataaaaattCGGGTCACTTAtatctaacaatctccaccttgacatgaattctcaatgaacaagttcttcattgtaaactctcaacgaacaagttctccacctcttccataaaaccccttataacttcaacaatgaacaccaaccaagtctaagcaatgttcaaacttggttataagaagtgacttagtcatcaaatctgtaggattttcatgagtactaattttgctcacaacaatatcactacgagcaataatatcatgaaaaaaatgataccgaatatcaatgtgttttgttctctcatgaaacatttgatcttttgtaaggaagatggtactctgactgtcacaaaatactatattgatttgaaggttttcattgagttcactaaagagtcccttcaaccaaatagcttttttacaagcctcagtaatcgccatgtactcagcttaaGTGGTAGACGAAGTGACTGTGGTttacaaagtggctttccaactgattgcataACCTCCGATTGTAAAAACATAACCTgtaagagatcttcttctatcaaggtctccagcaaaatgaacatcaacatacccaatgactctatctctagtttttccaaactgtaagcaaacatcagtagtacctcgtaagtatcttaaaatccactgaactgctttccaatgttctttaccggtattcgtcatgtatctgctaactgcactgattgcatatgataaatctggacgtgaacaaaccatagcatacatgagagatcccactgcactagagtatgaaacatgtgacatgtactcaatttcatcatctgattgtggagagaaagccgatgaaagtctgaaatgggctactaaaggagtactaacaggcttagcactctgcatattgaacctgcaaagaactttctcaatgtatcccttctgacttaggtacaatttacttgcttttctatctctgagaatctccataccaagtatcttctttgctggtcccaaatctttcatctcaaattcttcacttagttgggctttgacctttcttatctctcatttatctttcactgctatcaacatgtcatcaacataaaagagtagatacacaaaagaaccatcactgtttttcttaaagtaaacacaattgtcaaaactacttcttttgaaatcatgagaagtcataaaagaatcaaacctcttgtaccattgTCTTGGTGACAGTTTCAAACCACAAAGGGACTTTTTTAGCAAGCAAatatagtcctctttttctgagactgtaaaaccttctggttgttgcatgtaaatatcctcttcaagttctctatgcaaaaatacaatttttacatctaactgcttaagctctaaatcatgcatgaCCACAATACGAAGCAAaactcgaatcgaactatgctttacaactggggagaacacgtCTGTGAAGTCCACACCTGGAATttaactgtaaccctttgcaacaagtcttgctttatatctgggttcttcaactccaagagttccttctttctttttaaacacccatttacaacgaacaacctttttacctttaagaAGTTTCACCAGAtctcatgttctatttttgtggaatgattccatctcctcttgcataacaaacatccatttttctaagtcttcac comes from the Gossypium hirsutum isolate 1008001.06 chromosome A06, Gossypium_hirsutum_v2.1, whole genome shotgun sequence genome and includes:
- the LOC107962731 gene encoding protein phosphatase 1 regulatory inhibitor subunit PPP1R7 homolog, which translates into the protein MQSQNEPPVEAKPDQDDQTVEIDLSSITSLDLTSFQLPDLDSVELPPNLIDLDLTTNRLSKLDSRIANLINLRKLSFRQNLFNDAAIEPISSWESLTGLEELILRDNKLTKIPDVGIFKKLLVFDVSFNEITSLQGLSKASSTIKELYVSKNEVTKMEEIDHLHELQILELGSNRLRVMENLQNFTKLQELWLGRNRIKVINLCGLSCIKKISLQSNRLTSMIGLEECNALEEIYLSHNGIAKTEGLSKLVNLRVLDVSSNKLTSVDDIQNLTRLEDLWLNDNRIESLEDIAEGVSGSREKLTTIYLENNPCAQSPNYNATLKQIFPNIQQIDSEVFA